A genomic stretch from Shewanella woodyi ATCC 51908 includes:
- a CDS encoding ArnT family glycosyltransferase, with product MISQRSLSLTHCSFVVLLIILCVRLISLSLYPLMDTTEARYGEMARLMVDTGNWLTPQFDYGVPFWGKPPLHTWMSAVGIKLLGVSEFSVRLPHWLAAVAVLILVSYLAKRVQVSALQLAILLTTTIVFYVSAGSVMTDMALTLGMTLAMVGFYLCWHGKYLWGYLGFVGLAIGLLAKGPVVLVLMVLAVGPWLIWQYGLIKPWRLLYTKVPLLSGFSLLLLLSLPWFLLAEQATPGFLHYFIVGEHWLRFVDSGWQGDLYGSAHDEVRGTIWLFFAVSALPWSLFIPRALWRLWRRERGFDEATKFFICWMLSPLILFTFAGNILPAYVLPGIPGMGLLLVYAWRGETIPKLQAIALGVSGLLLLAVIILNLGPAKEKSDKWLLAQRAQDIATYYWLNSRFSSRFYSQGKAELLQGEQELDQVMKVPLYVIVSREHLHDLTLFSECITAAETTEKSLLLCGK from the coding sequence ATGATTAGTCAGCGTTCATTATCATTAACTCACTGCTCTTTTGTTGTCTTGTTGATAATTTTGTGTGTGCGTTTGATATCACTCTCTCTCTATCCTCTGATGGATACGACTGAGGCAAGGTATGGCGAAATGGCCAGATTGATGGTGGATACAGGCAACTGGCTGACCCCTCAGTTTGATTACGGGGTGCCCTTTTGGGGCAAGCCACCGCTGCATACTTGGATGAGTGCGGTGGGAATTAAACTCCTTGGTGTTTCAGAGTTTTCGGTGCGCCTCCCTCACTGGTTGGCCGCTGTGGCGGTATTGATTTTGGTCAGTTATCTTGCCAAGAGGGTTCAGGTATCGGCCTTGCAACTGGCTATTTTGCTGACCACAACAATCGTGTTCTATGTCAGCGCTGGCTCAGTGATGACGGATATGGCCCTGACCTTAGGCATGACTCTAGCTATGGTTGGCTTTTACCTGTGCTGGCATGGAAAATACCTGTGGGGATATTTGGGCTTTGTAGGGTTAGCCATAGGTCTGCTGGCAAAAGGACCTGTTGTGCTGGTTTTGATGGTGCTAGCTGTGGGACCTTGGCTGATTTGGCAATATGGTCTGATTAAACCATGGAGATTACTCTATACCAAGGTGCCACTATTGAGCGGCTTCTCTCTCCTATTGTTGCTCAGCTTGCCTTGGTTTCTACTGGCTGAGCAAGCAACTCCAGGCTTTTTGCACTACTTCATTGTCGGAGAGCATTGGTTAAGGTTTGTTGATAGTGGTTGGCAGGGAGACCTTTATGGCTCTGCTCATGATGAGGTGAGAGGGACTATCTGGTTATTTTTTGCTGTATCGGCGTTGCCATGGTCCCTGTTTATTCCTAGAGCGCTATGGCGCCTTTGGCGAAGGGAAAGGGGCTTTGATGAAGCGACTAAGTTCTTTATCTGCTGGATGTTATCACCACTTATCCTGTTTACCTTTGCTGGCAATATTTTACCCGCCTATGTGTTACCTGGGATCCCCGGTATGGGGCTGTTACTGGTTTATGCATGGCGCGGTGAGACAATACCTAAACTGCAAGCCATAGCGCTTGGCGTCAGTGGCTTGCTACTTTTAGCCGTCATTATACTGAATTTAGGCCCAGCAAAAGAGAAGAGTGATAAGTGGTTGCTGGCGCAAAGAGCACAGGACATTGCCACCTATTACTGGCTTAATAGCCGTTTCTCATCTCGTTTTTACAGTCAGGGTAAAGCTGAACTATTACAAGGGGAACAGGAGCTGGATCAAGTTATGAAAGTTCCTCTCTATGTCATAGTTAGTCGTGAGCACTTGCATGATTTAACGCTGTTTTCTGAGTGCATAACAGCTGCAGAAACCACTGAAAAGAGTCTACTACTATGTGGCAAGTAG
- a CDS encoding FG-GAP repeat domain-containing protein produces the protein MVNITRKFTRLALILTSAVGAASYSFNALSAGNSLDLSFKNQAIQAPFELTHTLLPVDLLPDAGKELLALGVDDSKQRWLGVFSLNPDSMKYSLAQKVLLPVSFHSFDISEGEGQQQLYFQSSEHLVQFIAADKTAPFKVISDIDSMTLKSRADYISRGDFVRDLNGDNRADIIITNFTDITLLLAQEVGGFTRQTLPIKPFVNVYKKSVNYTESKIYLADMNLDGRKDIVKIGEGELESYFQTDEGGFKKTPNYHPMRQAISGVDWWLKRDAFGDQPDQSSLVYRKVEEIRDIDHDGITDLVLRYTKSSGVLDRVNDYEIFLGENNEGKLSFPIEPNSVIHAEGTLTGFEFIDIDDDEKLEVMVSGFDIGLSQIIGALISGSIDQDVYLFKMDSNGRYAKKPNTSKEVELSFSLTSGQSGEPVIKLADFNGDKRQDLLLSDGDSNLRVYLGESSSKLVGKRGEKLEVTLPEEGDMLSIADLNYDGKDDILIKYGRQDDVELLTQFRVVLSE, from the coding sequence ATGGTCAATATAACAAGAAAATTCACTCGCTTAGCCTTGATACTTACAAGTGCGGTAGGCGCGGCTAGTTATTCATTTAACGCGCTATCGGCAGGCAATAGTTTGGATTTATCATTTAAAAACCAAGCTATTCAAGCGCCTTTTGAATTGACTCATACACTTCTTCCTGTCGATCTTCTACCCGATGCCGGTAAGGAGCTATTGGCGCTGGGGGTCGATGACAGTAAACAGCGGTGGCTTGGCGTATTTAGCCTAAACCCTGATTCAATGAAATATAGCCTAGCGCAAAAAGTGCTGCTTCCAGTGTCTTTTCATAGTTTTGATATCAGTGAGGGCGAGGGGCAACAGCAGCTCTATTTTCAATCCAGCGAGCACTTAGTGCAGTTTATCGCTGCTGACAAAACAGCGCCTTTTAAGGTGATCTCCGATATCGATTCTATGACGTTAAAATCCCGTGCCGATTACATTAGTCGTGGCGATTTTGTTAGGGATCTCAATGGCGATAATCGAGCGGATATTATTATCACTAACTTTACCGACATTACACTATTGCTAGCTCAGGAGGTGGGCGGTTTTACTCGTCAAACCTTACCTATAAAGCCCTTTGTCAATGTGTATAAGAAGAGTGTGAACTATACCGAGTCTAAAATATATTTGGCTGATATGAATTTAGATGGCCGAAAGGATATCGTTAAAATTGGTGAAGGTGAGCTGGAGAGCTATTTTCAGACCGATGAGGGAGGCTTTAAAAAGACCCCGAATTATCACCCAATGAGACAGGCGATCAGCGGTGTTGACTGGTGGCTTAAGCGAGATGCTTTTGGGGATCAACCAGATCAAAGCTCATTGGTTTACCGAAAAGTGGAGGAGATCCGAGATATCGATCATGATGGGATCACAGATCTGGTGCTCAGGTATACCAAAAGCTCAGGTGTGCTCGATAGGGTTAATGATTACGAGATATTTCTCGGTGAAAACAATGAGGGAAAATTAAGCTTTCCAATTGAGCCTAATAGCGTGATCCATGCTGAGGGGACATTAACTGGTTTTGAGTTTATTGATATCGATGATGATGAGAAGCTCGAGGTGATGGTGTCTGGTTTTGATATCGGTCTCTCTCAGATCATTGGGGCGCTTATCTCTGGCAGTATCGATCAGGATGTGTACCTGTTTAAGATGGACAGCAATGGCCGCTACGCTAAAAAACCAAATACATCCAAGGAGGTGGAGCTGAGTTTTAGTCTTACCTCAGGTCAGAGTGGTGAACCTGTGATTAAACTGGCCGATTTTAATGGTGATAAACGTCAAGATCTGCTGCTCTCTGATGGTGATTCGAATTTAAGGGTCTATCTAGGAGAATCGAGTAGCAAGTTAGTTGGTAAGCGTGGGGAAAAGTTGGAAGTAACCCTGCCAGAAGAGGGAGATATGTTATCGATTGCCGATCTTAATTATGATGGTAAAGATGATATTTTGATTAAGTATGGTCGTCAGGATGACGTCGAATTGTTAACTCAGTTTAGGGTGGTACTGTCTGAGTAA
- the mnmD gene encoding tRNA (5-methylaminomethyl-2-thiouridine)(34)-methyltransferase MnmD encodes MINKIEVKMTKDGSHTLMSSLFDDSYHAHNGAMSESEYVYIQAGFEQLSATFSEVNILELGFGTGMNAILTLRSALAQTGRVERPIRFTSIEAYPIPMELVEQLNYKAGFTPEIAALFDKLHQAPWDCDVEIVPGFMLHKVHGKLQSFTSAENSINLVYYDAFAPSKQPELWQQDNFDRLFPMMQQQAMLVSYCANGQFKRNLKASGFTVKAYPGALGRREMTRAWK; translated from the coding sequence GTGATAAATAAGATTGAAGTAAAGATGACTAAAGATGGTTCACATACTCTGATGAGCTCGCTTTTTGATGATAGTTACCATGCCCATAATGGGGCCATGAGTGAGTCAGAATATGTGTATATACAAGCAGGGTTTGAGCAGTTATCTGCTACGTTTTCAGAGGTTAATATATTAGAGCTTGGCTTTGGAACTGGCATGAATGCCATCTTGACATTAAGAAGCGCATTAGCCCAAACGGGAAGAGTTGAACGTCCAATTCGCTTTACCAGTATTGAAGCTTACCCTATTCCCATGGAACTGGTGGAGCAGCTTAACTATAAAGCTGGTTTTACGCCTGAGATTGCCGCGCTATTTGATAAGCTGCATCAGGCCCCTTGGGACTGTGATGTGGAGATCGTGCCAGGTTTTATGCTGCACAAGGTGCACGGGAAGTTACAGTCGTTTACTTCTGCTGAAAACAGCATCAATTTAGTTTATTACGATGCCTTTGCGCCCAGTAAGCAGCCTGAGCTTTGGCAACAAGATAACTTTGACCGACTTTTTCCTATGATGCAGCAGCAAGCCATGTTGGTTTCCTATTGTGCTAATGGTCAGTTTAAACGAAATTTGAAAGCTTCTGGCTTTACCGTTAAAGCTTATCCTGGTGCGTTGGGACGCCGTGAGATGACTCGAGCGTGGAAATAA
- a CDS encoding glycosyltransferase family 2 protein gives MAQIKSINPSDGQICLSIIIPVYNEAEVLPPLIARLSRVLSSIPESAEIVFIDDGSCDNTWELLQQLPVNSCEHQCIRLSRNFGKEAAMTAGLEQARGLAVILLDADLQDPPELIPQMLEAWRSGFDVVNMKRKKRLGESWFKRFSAAAFYRIINGMAESPVPENVGDFRLLSRQVVDCINSLPERNRFMKGILSWPGFSQTEILFDRDPRYLGETKWNYSKLVGLAMDGITSFSIKPLRLATWAGILTALSAFTYGGWVLLKTMLWGETVVGYPSLMIVQVALAGVQLLALGLIGEYLGRVFMEVKQRPIYLISEVEHKGSRSQNEAGDKVRYLESMG, from the coding sequence ATGGCGCAGATAAAATCAATTAATCCAAGTGATGGTCAGATATGTCTTTCCATTATTATCCCTGTTTACAATGAGGCCGAGGTACTTCCCCCTCTTATTGCTCGTTTAAGTCGAGTGTTATCAAGTATTCCTGAGTCTGCTGAGATTGTGTTCATCGATGATGGAAGTTGTGATAACACTTGGGAGTTACTGCAACAGCTACCCGTTAACTCCTGTGAACATCAGTGTATCCGTTTAAGTCGAAACTTTGGCAAAGAGGCGGCGATGACTGCTGGGTTAGAGCAAGCCAGAGGATTAGCTGTGATCTTGCTTGATGCGGATCTTCAAGATCCTCCTGAGTTGATCCCACAGATGCTTGAAGCATGGCGCTCAGGCTTTGATGTGGTCAATATGAAACGGAAAAAGCGTTTGGGTGAGTCTTGGTTTAAGCGTTTTTCTGCCGCCGCTTTCTATCGGATCATTAATGGGATGGCGGAGTCTCCAGTTCCTGAAAATGTAGGGGACTTTCGATTGCTCAGTCGTCAGGTTGTGGACTGCATTAACTCCCTGCCAGAAAGAAATCGATTTATGAAAGGGATATTGAGTTGGCCAGGTTTTTCTCAAACGGAGATATTGTTCGATCGTGATCCTCGTTATTTGGGAGAGACGAAATGGAACTACAGTAAACTCGTCGGATTGGCGATGGATGGCATCACCTCTTTTAGTATTAAGCCTCTGCGTTTGGCCACTTGGGCTGGAATACTCACCGCGCTATCGGCATTCACCTATGGTGGCTGGGTACTTTTAAAGACGATGTTATGGGGAGAGACCGTGGTGGGCTATCCCTCATTGATGATTGTTCAGGTGGCGCTAGCTGGTGTTCAGCTACTGGCTTTGGGATTGATTGGTGAGTACTTAGGCAGGGTGTTTATGGAAGTAAAACAGAGGCCTATCTATCTTATCAGCGAGGTGGAGCACAAAGGTAGCCGAAGCCAAAATGAGGCGGGAGATAAGGTCCGTTATCTGGAGTCTATGGGATGA
- a CDS encoding GtrA family protein, producing MWQVGGLVVRVKGAFTLTQLKFLLVGGGSFVVDILLFLYLSQVLHWPISHARLMAFCVALLLTWIGNRLFTFSHRKRRPIGTQVLMAALLACCAACVNLSVFYLLSELREPSGLTGPVYLALGVLSGLVVNWLGSNLLVFRH from the coding sequence ATGTGGCAAGTAGGTGGGCTTGTTGTCAGAGTTAAAGGGGCGTTCACTTTGACTCAACTGAAGTTTTTATTGGTGGGAGGAGGAAGTTTTGTTGTCGATATATTACTGTTTCTCTATCTTTCCCAAGTGCTTCATTGGCCAATTTCCCACGCAAGATTGATGGCATTTTGTGTCGCTCTACTGCTCACTTGGATAGGGAATCGGTTATTTACCTTCTCCCATCGCAAGAGGCGACCAATCGGCACACAAGTTTTGATGGCGGCTCTGCTTGCATGCTGTGCAGCTTGCGTTAATCTCAGCGTGTTTTATCTATTGAGTGAATTGAGAGAGCCAAGTGGACTCACCGGTCCCGTTTATCTGGCGTTAGGTGTATTGTCAGGGCTGGTTGTGAACTGGCTGGGATCTAACCTTTTGGTGTTTCGCCATTAA
- a CDS encoding response regulator transcription factor, which produces MALTQLLIVEDNPDVAGILADFFESKGAVVDFATNGELGYKLALEGSFDLIILDLMLPKMDGLTVAKQLRHMGCNTPVLMLTALNDKQDLLKGFASGADDYLAKPFDLDELNARVTALINRHHGKVARGVLKFGSLELDIAKHEVYRSGKKLALTPTCYQILHHLMHKAPNIVKREELIEALWSDTPPSNDILRSHMYQLRNQLDKPFDSPILTTVPKIGFKLELTSN; this is translated from the coding sequence ATGGCATTAACACAACTACTTATTGTCGAAGATAACCCCGATGTCGCAGGTATTCTGGCTGACTTTTTTGAGTCTAAAGGAGCCGTGGTCGATTTTGCTACTAACGGTGAGCTCGGCTATAAACTCGCACTCGAAGGCAGTTTTGATCTGATTATTTTAGACCTGATGTTGCCCAAGATGGACGGATTAACTGTGGCTAAGCAACTTAGGCATATGGGGTGCAACACCCCAGTGCTGATGTTAACAGCACTCAATGATAAGCAAGATCTGCTAAAAGGCTTTGCCAGCGGCGCCGATGACTATCTGGCCAAACCCTTCGATTTGGACGAACTAAATGCTAGGGTAACCGCCTTAATTAACAGGCATCATGGCAAAGTCGCTCGAGGCGTACTTAAGTTTGGCTCACTAGAGCTCGATATCGCAAAGCATGAGGTTTACCGTAGCGGTAAAAAGCTCGCCCTCACGCCAACTTGCTACCAAATCTTGCACCATCTCATGCATAAGGCCCCCAATATCGTGAAGCGAGAGGAACTTATCGAGGCTTTATGGAGCGATACACCACCAAGTAATGACATTCTACGTAGCCATATGTATCAACTGCGCAACCAGTTAGATAAACCCTTTGATAGCCCGATACTAACCACAGTGCCTAAAATAGGGTTTAAACTTGAATTAACGAGCAACTGA
- a CDS encoding sensor histidine kinase yields MPTAPRKKSSVNTMTSKLSIYFAFIAIIIGATLFVLSQAILYWLEDELNRRTLQQSAETAIVQFKHQASSPVIITNSTKAYNRIEDLPQKYHALTQYPLGFLDEIHDAGFEDLFFYHTEYTHDGKRYPLLLIMDAEHVELSSTEWRNINLVSIIVMLVLFVLFGYAITKLARRLITPVTQLSQQLKSTDPKTHFSVPDDAATEFTELASSLNYYRSENELLIRQEQAFAKYASHELRTPLTIIQGATKLLELDGDAKFHCRQRERIAKAATDMNQTIEALLSLVKHEQSEDANYRVFEQTEIEQIIEYLQPLADSKSITVKLVVNAEPKIQPSRPVMRMLLSNLLSNAINASDPSLITVEIDNSEIRVLDQGSKVSEQNKQEGHGLGLLIVDALCQRYNWRFSLVSRVPSGSIASLNFKNHL; encoded by the coding sequence ATGCCGACAGCACCGAGGAAAAAAAGCTCAGTCAACACCATGACGAGTAAGCTCAGTATCTACTTTGCTTTTATTGCAATAATCATTGGGGCGACTCTCTTCGTCTTAAGCCAAGCCATATTGTATTGGCTTGAAGATGAGCTAAATCGCAGAACGTTGCAACAAAGTGCCGAAACAGCCATTGTTCAATTTAAGCATCAAGCTAGCTCTCCGGTTATCATCACTAACAGCACTAAAGCTTACAACCGAATCGAAGATCTACCTCAAAAATACCACGCCCTAACTCAATACCCACTAGGGTTTCTCGACGAGATCCATGACGCAGGCTTTGAAGACCTCTTCTTTTACCACACTGAATATACCCATGACGGTAAACGCTATCCGCTACTGCTCATCATGGATGCCGAACATGTAGAGCTCTCCTCCACTGAGTGGCGCAATATCAATCTTGTCTCGATCATCGTTATGCTAGTGCTTTTTGTACTCTTTGGTTACGCAATCACTAAGCTTGCCCGCAGGTTAATAACGCCAGTAACCCAATTGAGTCAGCAGCTCAAATCTACCGATCCTAAAACCCATTTTTCGGTGCCTGATGATGCAGCCACAGAGTTTACTGAGCTGGCCTCTAGCCTTAACTATTACCGCTCTGAAAACGAACTCCTTATTCGGCAAGAGCAAGCATTTGCCAAATATGCCAGTCATGAATTAAGAACCCCATTAACCATCATTCAGGGTGCAACTAAGTTGCTTGAACTCGATGGTGATGCCAAGTTTCATTGCAGGCAAAGAGAGAGAATAGCCAAGGCCGCGACCGATATGAATCAGACAATTGAAGCGCTATTAAGTCTGGTAAAACATGAGCAGTCAGAGGATGCAAACTACCGGGTATTTGAGCAAACTGAGATAGAACAGATCATCGAATACCTTCAGCCTTTAGCCGATTCGAAATCAATAACGGTCAAACTTGTTGTGAATGCTGAGCCTAAGATCCAGCCCAGTAGGCCAGTAATGCGCATGTTACTGAGCAACCTTTTGAGTAACGCTATTAATGCCAGCGATCCTAGCTTAATCACTGTAGAGATAGATAACAGTGAGATCCGCGTACTAGATCAAGGATCAAAAGTGAGCGAGCAAAACAAACAGGAGGGGCATGGATTGGGACTGCTTATCGTCGACGCACTTTGCCAACGTTACAACTGGAGGTTCAGCTTAGTTTCCCGAGTGCCTAGTGGCAGCATCGCAAGCTTAAACTTTAAAAACCATCTATAG
- a CDS encoding OmcA/MtrC family decaheme c-type cytochrome, whose product MIKTNKKKIWLVLAAAMTMGVVGCSGDDGKDGSDGENGGNGNDGDAGTSGLHIDMANEAIATITNATYAEGIITVDFDLENKQGVGLFGLSGTNEYHDFRFSLAQLETDTGSELKQWISLLNETTNDTGTTFEQGFEKIKDCSECLVDNKDGTYTYNFKTNLVSATDAAGVVFDPALTQRIAIEMQFEYASGHELAENAHYDWIPATNSIEGIEKRELVTLETCYTCHQPDSLEAHGGRRLDLENCQSCHNGIVTDPNAVSVELGHMVHAIHMGPEREGKDAEGNVVKMPYTIAGYGGDHAFDYPAFPTKPFMDCAVCHVQDEALADKDLWLANANANACTGCHTDSPAQHKSDKNPALVCTDCHSAAVHTDREKPYQAAKDYSVEVSDVTISAANLIEFEMKIMDAEGALVSEAEVYKQGYSKPYMVVSWDVEKDYPDYNQASYSSRRVDIKDPTKATWNADNTVSVAVTINFPVDIAARSLEVLPVLKVCFEEGSDKRTACDAENAYPAYVQTPAYRTVLGDSTAVVGERRSIVDNASCHGCHSYEFYHDSNGVNCIACHTNDKSLKGNGQASNGVDLLKSTSFMYKAHKATGHDNGHGGSGTILKTDCTTCHSATEGYGGLKYGFELGRNGGQAHAVPSTQSPAVGEVVETWYASSDAAACMSCHQKYLSDAAMSHIRSNGGYFGANKDADHMVDVNDAANAKDAKEACATCHSPEKIMAHHGHTL is encoded by the coding sequence ATGATAAAAACAAATAAGAAAAAAATATGGTTAGTACTCGCTGCAGCTATGACTATGGGTGTAGTGGGATGTTCGGGTGATGATGGAAAAGATGGTAGTGATGGTGAGAATGGCGGTAATGGCAATGATGGTGATGCGGGAACGTCCGGTTTACATATCGATATGGCCAATGAAGCGATTGCAACTATCACTAATGCGACATACGCAGAAGGCATAATCACGGTTGATTTTGATCTGGAAAATAAACAAGGAGTGGGATTATTTGGCCTAAGTGGGACCAATGAATACCATGACTTCCGTTTCTCTTTAGCTCAGCTTGAAACTGATACAGGCAGTGAACTAAAGCAGTGGATCTCTCTGTTAAATGAAACCACCAATGATACTGGCACGACGTTCGAGCAAGGCTTTGAAAAAATCAAAGACTGCAGTGAATGTTTAGTCGATAACAAAGATGGTACTTATACCTACAACTTTAAAACCAATCTCGTGTCAGCGACTGATGCGGCTGGGGTAGTATTTGATCCGGCGTTAACCCAAAGGATCGCGATAGAGATGCAGTTTGAGTATGCTTCTGGTCATGAGTTGGCGGAAAACGCTCATTATGATTGGATCCCTGCAACAAACTCAATTGAAGGGATAGAGAAGCGTGAGTTAGTGACGCTGGAAACCTGCTACACCTGTCATCAGCCAGATAGTTTAGAGGCTCATGGTGGTCGTCGTCTGGATCTTGAGAACTGTCAATCTTGCCATAATGGTATTGTGACTGACCCTAATGCTGTATCGGTTGAGTTAGGGCATATGGTGCATGCCATTCACATGGGGCCAGAGCGTGAAGGTAAAGACGCTGAGGGCAATGTTGTGAAGATGCCATACACCATAGCGGGTTATGGTGGCGATCACGCCTTTGATTATCCAGCTTTCCCGACTAAACCATTTATGGATTGTGCCGTGTGCCACGTTCAGGATGAGGCTTTAGCGGATAAAGATCTGTGGTTAGCGAATGCTAATGCCAACGCTTGTACTGGTTGTCACACTGACTCTCCGGCTCAACATAAGTCAGATAAGAACCCTGCACTTGTCTGTACTGATTGCCATAGCGCGGCGGTACATACAGACAGAGAGAAACCTTATCAAGCTGCCAAAGACTACAGTGTAGAAGTGAGTGATGTCACTATCAGTGCCGCTAATCTTATCGAATTTGAGATGAAGATTATGGATGCTGAAGGAGCACTGGTTTCTGAAGCTGAGGTTTACAAGCAGGGTTACAGCAAGCCATATATGGTAGTGAGCTGGGATGTTGAGAAAGACTACCCAGATTACAATCAAGCCTCTTATAGCAGCCGTCGTGTTGACATAAAAGATCCAACTAAGGCGACTTGGAATGCTGATAATACGGTTAGTGTTGCAGTGACGATTAACTTCCCAGTTGATATTGCCGCACGTTCACTTGAAGTGTTGCCAGTACTTAAGGTCTGTTTTGAAGAGGGTAGTGATAAGCGCACGGCATGTGATGCTGAAAATGCCTATCCAGCCTATGTGCAAACCCCGGCTTACCGTACTGTGCTAGGTGATAGTACCGCTGTTGTTGGTGAGCGTCGCTCGATTGTTGATAATGCATCTTGTCATGGCTGTCACAGCTATGAGTTCTACCATGACTCAAATGGTGTGAACTGTATTGCGTGTCATACCAATGATAAGAGCTTGAAAGGCAACGGCCAGGCTAGTAATGGTGTTGATCTGCTTAAATCTACCAGCTTTATGTACAAAGCTCATAAGGCAACTGGCCATGATAATGGCCACGGTGGAAGCGGCACTATACTTAAGACAGATTGTACAACTTGTCACTCTGCTACAGAGGGTTATGGTGGTCTGAAGTATGGCTTCGAGTTAGGCCGTAATGGTGGACAAGCTCATGCAGTCCCAAGTACTCAGAGTCCTGCTGTCGGTGAAGTGGTTGAAACTTGGTACGCCTCCTCTGATGCTGCTGCTTGTATGAGCTGTCACCAGAAGTACCTATCTGATGCCGCAATGTCTCATATCAGAAGTAATGGTGGTTACTTCGGCGCGAATAAAGATGCGGACCATATGGTTGATGTGAATGATGCAGCTAACGCAAAAGATGCCAAGGAAGCATGTGCTACTTGTCATAGCCCTGAGAAGATTATGGCGCACCACGGTCATACTCTTTAG